The Spiroplasma citri genome has a segment encoding these proteins:
- the thiI gene encoding tRNA uracil 4-sulfurtransferase ThiI, producing MNFDVILIRYGELTTKGKNRNNFTRVLVNNIKTKLVAYENQYQLKKEFDRLFIELLDATVSIEIVNIVKNVFGSSSLSLAKKVSCDLSEIANCAINIVNYYQPATFKLEVRRNDKTFPLTSTEIKQQLAPKVLQQTKVKVDVHQPVLQIDVEVRRTFTYLFVNKIKTIGGLPVGISGQGLVMLSGGIDSPVASFLTMKRGMNVEYLHFAPPPHTTEEALQKVKTLVQKLNYYAGQNQQRLYVVNFSMLQHELMHIPDASYRIIIMRRMFYRIANLLAKELKCQAIITGESLGQVASQTIESINTINAVSTLPILRPVLCFDKNEIIDIAKQIDTYQTSILPFEDCCSLFVPKNPVTKPRIKQAEFQEKNLMWAEIIDVIIKKNIKTYVVGKDVIYEEEN from the coding sequence ATGAATTTTGATGTAATATTAATTCGTTATGGGGAATTAACAACAAAAGGAAAAAACCGTAATAATTTTACAAGAGTTTTAGTTAATAATATTAAAACAAAATTAGTAGCCTATGAAAATCAATATCAACTTAAAAAAGAATTTGATCGTTTATTTATTGAATTATTAGATGCAACAGTTAGTATAGAAATTGTTAACATTGTTAAAAATGTTTTTGGTTCATCATCTTTATCATTAGCCAAAAAGGTTAGTTGTGATTTATCAGAAATTGCTAATTGTGCAATTAATATTGTAAATTATTATCAACCAGCAACTTTTAAATTAGAAGTACGCCGAAATGATAAGACTTTTCCACTTACATCGACAGAAATTAAACAACAATTAGCACCAAAAGTATTACAACAAACAAAGGTTAAGGTTGATGTTCATCAACCAGTTTTACAAATTGATGTTGAAGTACGACGAACATTTACATATCTTTTTGTTAATAAAATTAAAACAATTGGTGGTTTACCAGTTGGAATATCTGGTCAAGGATTAGTAATGCTATCGGGGGGAATTGATTCACCAGTTGCGTCTTTTTTAACAATGAAACGGGGAATGAATGTTGAATATTTACATTTTGCACCACCACCACATACGACTGAAGAAGCATTACAAAAGGTTAAAACTTTAGTTCAAAAATTAAATTATTATGCTGGTCAAAATCAGCAGCGCTTGTATGTGGTTAATTTTTCAATGTTACAACATGAATTAATGCATATTCCTGATGCTAGTTATCGAATTATTATTATGCGACGAATGTTTTATCGGATCGCTAATTTATTAGCCAAAGAATTAAAATGTCAGGCAATTATTACTGGAGAATCATTGGGGCAAGTTGCTTCGCAAACAATTGAAAGTATTAATACGATCAATGCTGTTTCTACATTGCCAATTTTGCGACCAGTATTATGTTTTGATAAAAATGAAATCATTGATATTGCAAAACAAATTGATACTTATCAGACATCAATTTTACCATTTGAAGATTGTTGTAGTTTATTTGTTCCAAAGAATCCGGTTACAAAACCGCGGATAAAACAAGCAGAATTTCAAGAAAAAAATTTAATGTGAGCAGAAATTATTGATGTTATAATTAAAAAAAATATAAAAACATATGTCGTTGGTAAGGACGTGATTTATGAAGAAGAAAACTAG
- a CDS encoding septation ring formation regulator EzrA — translation MGNIINNPVKLTLLILFFTCLLLLIITLVFWGQKRYLKTIEIKVLKKFDILKRLPLKHKIFRISEIARYNNCYAKDLIIWRTKYEIIYEKKLISCLEVFRKLYQINKTASKKMPKVSVQKIIPLLKELTLLEEEARRLLDEINSQLRIELLQRDYILAHKKMFNSLLEDAVKLQMNVSLDSKKISDFERNIESMFDEFEDYLTAGDFVKTEQILSNITTSLTIFVEILDNIPQIKILLTKVVPNKLSLLKDKYVLFNKDESSRDLLKYSFDELTQNIDETKILISKYIDNLQYKKATNKTIEIINQISDFDQSIEHQKAIISCFKKYYQVVMDYINKIERSFNAISRQIEALRSSSTLTAHEEGIYREAMGKTKDLTHDTNRLALEINRNGRDYVNFNQELVRLLENAVVTQEALENVVKIIEKRNFAETEIRKTIHLLEVVLLQAEVRLNQLQYKKLLTKYEKAISDYRQSLEKIKRISFDVNNPSEVDEVTGKLNRLKTEVLKLFEKIKNNILLDLLSQETLVYAQKFILTNDDVDDQLRNAQIAYRDGDYDGSLFLALKIINEEQGKI, via the coding sequence ATGGGGAATATTATTAATAATCCAGTTAAATTAACGTTATTGATTTTATTTTTTACTTGCCTATTACTACTAATAATAACACTAGTGTTCTGAGGACAAAAGCGTTATTTAAAAACAATTGAAATTAAAGTTTTAAAAAAATTTGATATTTTAAAACGATTACCATTAAAACATAAAATTTTTCGGATTTCTGAAATTGCTCGTTATAATAATTGCTATGCAAAAGACTTGATTATATGACGAACAAAGTATGAAATTATTTATGAAAAAAAATTAATAAGTTGTTTAGAAGTATTTCGTAAGTTATATCAAATTAATAAAACAGCATCAAAGAAAATGCCAAAAGTATCAGTACAAAAAATTATTCCGTTGTTAAAAGAATTAACTTTATTGGAAGAAGAAGCTCGTCGATTATTAGATGAAATTAACAGTCAATTACGAATTGAATTATTGCAACGAGATTATATTTTAGCACATAAGAAAATGTTTAATTCATTATTAGAAGATGCCGTAAAATTACAAATGAATGTATCCTTAGATTCTAAAAAGATTAGTGATTTTGAACGAAATATTGAAAGTATGTTTGATGAATTTGAGGATTATTTAACAGCGGGTGATTTTGTTAAAACAGAACAAATTTTATCAAATATTACTACTTCGTTAACTATTTTTGTTGAGATTTTAGATAACATTCCACAAATTAAAATTTTATTAACGAAAGTAGTTCCAAACAAGCTTTCTTTATTAAAAGATAAATATGTTCTTTTTAATAAAGATGAAAGTAGCCGTGATTTATTAAAGTATAGTTTTGATGAATTAACTCAAAATATTGATGAAACTAAAATTTTAATTTCTAAATATATTGATAACTTGCAATATAAAAAAGCAACTAATAAAACAATTGAGATTATTAATCAAATTAGTGATTTTGATCAAAGTATTGAGCACCAAAAAGCAATTATTTCATGTTTTAAAAAGTATTATCAAGTTGTGATGGATTATATTAATAAAATTGAACGAAGTTTTAATGCGATTTCTCGACAAATTGAAGCATTGCGTAGTTCATCAACATTAACGGCGCATGAAGAAGGTATTTATCGTGAAGCAATGGGAAAAACAAAGGATTTAACGCATGATACTAACCGCTTAGCATTAGAAATTAATCGTAATGGTCGTGACTATGTTAATTTTAATCAAGAATTAGTGCGTTTATTAGAAAATGCTGTTGTTACTCAAGAAGCATTAGAAAATGTTGTTAAGATTATTGAAAAACGTAATTTTGCAGAAACTGAAATTCGTAAAACAATTCATTTATTAGAAGTTGTTTTATTACAAGCTGAAGTTCGCTTAAATCAATTACAATATAAAAAATTATTAACAAAATATGAAAAAGCAATTAGTGATTATCGCCAATCATTAGAAAAAATTAAACGAATATCATTTGATGTTAATAATCCTAGTGAAGTTGATGAAGTAACAGGTAAACTAAATCGGTTAAAAACAGAAGTTTTAAAATTGTTTGAGAAAATTAAAAATAATATTTTATTAGATTTATTATCACAAGAAACATTAGTTTATGCACAAAAATTTATTTTAACAAATGATGATGTTGATGACCAATTACGTAATGCTCAGATTGCTTATCGCGATGGCGATTATGATGGCTCATTATTTTTAGCGTTAAAAATTATTAATGAAGAACAAGGAAAAATATAG
- a CDS encoding DUF3627 domain-containing protein, translated as MSNFVKKNKNIENCFISKEFIPFVTEKASFINLPNHNCHIGFWLSNKFIYPSEKNSNQVAIRLIYDNSYFIVKYDENLKRNIWKRLTGTKLINLYNQYKQNYSTNMKETLFSSEPKKLKTNKNNLANLSVEKEEQLIKDLKSLN; from the coding sequence TTGAGTAATTTTGTTAAGAAAAATAAGAATATAGAAAATTGTTTTATTAGTAAGGAATTTATACCTTTTGTAACAGAAAAAGCAAGTTTTATAAATTTACCTAATCATAATTGTCATATTGGGTTTTGATTGAGTAATAAGTTTATTTATCCGAGTGAAAAAAATTCTAATCAAGTAGCAATCCGCTTGATTTATGATAATTCTTATTTTATTGTAAAATATGATGAAAATTTAAAGCGTAATATTTGAAAGCGTTTAACTGGAACGAAATTAATTAATTTATATAATCAATATAAACAAAATTACTCTACTAATATGAAAGAAACTTTATTTTCAAGTGAACCTAAAAAATTAAAAACAAATAAAAATAATTTAGCAAATTTAAGTGTTGAAAAAGAAGAACAATTAATTAAAGACTTAAAAAGTTTAAATTAA
- a CDS encoding UPF0236 family transposase-like protein, translating into MDINNIINGENFFNKTYEDLNRYVVGEIAYRLEKWDDLIFQNYQKYDKFKHYRLKEIRTKTLITLKSKITFRRRRYYKINPITGKEKYIFILDKFLGIKKWQRLGNDVKERILLFLSDDKK; encoded by the coding sequence ATGGATATTAATAATATTATTAATGGTGAAAACTTTTTTAATAAAACATATGAAGATTTGAATAGATATGTTGTTGGAGAAATTGCATATAGGTTAGAAAAGTGAGATGATCTTATTTTTCAAAATTATCAAAAATATGATAAATTTAAACATTATCGATTAAAAGAAATAAGAACAAAAACATTAATTACTTTAAAAAGTAAAATAACATTTCGCAGACGACGATATTATAAAATTAATCCAATAACAGGGAAAGAAAAATATATTTTTATTTTAGATAAATTTTTAGGAATTAAAAAATGACAAAGACTGGGGAATGATGTCAAAGAAAGAATTTTATTGTTTTTAAGTGATGATAAAAAATAA
- the rpsD gene encoding 30S ribosomal protein S4 produces MARYRGSIFKKARRYGFSILENDKEFSKGKKRTTPPGQHGQRRSKLSNYGLQLHEKQKVCYMYGLTERQFRNTYSKSKKMKGIAGTNFLIMLESRLDNIVHRMGLSQTRAGARQLVNHAHILVNGKKVDIPSYNCKPGDVISVKESSQKNVKILESLDSQVSTLEFVKFDKTKMTGTYVRFPLREELNSNINEALIVEWYNRLV; encoded by the coding sequence ATGGCACGTTATCGTGGGAGTATATTTAAAAAAGCAAGAAGATATGGTTTTAGTATCTTAGAAAACGACAAAGAGTTTTCAAAAGGGAAAAAAAGAACAACACCACCTGGTCAACATGGACAACGTCGTTCAAAATTATCAAACTATGGATTACAATTACATGAAAAACAAAAAGTTTGTTATATGTATGGTTTAACAGAACGTCAATTCCGTAACACTTACAGTAAATCAAAAAAAATGAAAGGAATTGCCGGAACAAACTTCTTAATTATGTTAGAATCACGTTTAGATAACATTGTGCATCGTATGGGGCTATCACAAACAAGAGCAGGAGCTCGCCAATTGGTGAATCATGCTCATATTCTTGTTAATGGAAAAAAAGTTGATATTCCATCATACAATTGTAAACCTGGCGATGTAATTAGTGTAAAAGAAAGTTCACAAAAGAATGTTAAGATTTTAGAAAGTTTAGATAGTCAAGTTAGTACATTAGAATTTGTTAAATTTGATAAAACTAAAATGACAGGAACATATGTTCGTTTCCCTCTTCGTGAAGAACTAAATAGTAATATTAATGAAGCATTAATTGTTGAATGATACAACCGTTTAGTTTAA